A window of Halichoerus grypus chromosome 12, mHalGry1.hap1.1, whole genome shotgun sequence contains these coding sequences:
- the YAE1 gene encoding protein YAE1 homolog, which produces MSWVQRAPLVRGPGEEGDVFDEEADESLLVQREWRSHMQRRVKEGYRDGIDAGKAVTLQQGFNQGYKEGAEIIINYGQLRGTLSALLSWCHLHDNGSALISKINNLLDAVGQCEEYVLKHLKSITSQPHVVDLLDSIQDMDLCHVAPAEKKMDEAKDERLCENNAELHKNCSKSLSEADCSSLECCRIQQHAHSENPSLTWILEQTAGLVKQLGISLDILQHLKQL; this is translated from the exons ATGTCGTGGGTTCAAAGGGCTCCCTTGGTCCGGGGTCCCGGAGAGGAGGGGGACGTGTTTGACGAGGAAGCGGACGAGTCGCTCCTGGTGCAGCGGGAATGGCGGAGCCACATGCAGAGACGAGTCAAA GAAGGTTATAGAGATGGAATAGATGCTGGCAAAGCAGTTACTCTTCAACAAGGCTTCAATCAAGGTTATAAGGAAGGTGCAGAAATCATTATCAACTATGGACAACTCAGAGGAACATTGAG tGCTTTGCTGTCCTGGTGTCACCTTCATGATAATGGTTCGGCTCTgatcagtaaaataaataatcttctgGATGCAGTTGGCCAGTGTGAAGAGTATGTGCTCAAACATCTAAAATCAATCACTTCTCAGCCCCATGTTGTAGATTTACTGGACTCTATTCAGGATATGGACCTTTGTCATGTAGCTCCAGCGGAGAAAAAGATGGATGAAGCTAAAGATGAAAGACTCTGTGAAAATAATGCTGAGCTTCACAAAAACTGTAGCAAGAGTCTTAGTGAGGCAGATTGTTCATCTTTAGAATGTTGTAGAATACAGCAGCATGCACATTCTGAAAACCCGAGCCTCACTTGGATTTTAGAACAGACAGCGGGTTTAGTAAAACAGTTGGGAATATCACTTGACATATTACAGCACCTCaaacaactttaa